The Daucus carota subsp. sativus chromosome 2, DH1 v3.0, whole genome shotgun sequence genome includes a window with the following:
- the LOC108205707 gene encoding sec-independent protein translocase protein TATC, chloroplastic has product MGTMSGLGLNLQPLNHHLKHPPCCFNKSNTYKPLSSSLLNFTSSFPKLGSSSKRGDFFKKVVCYAVEDATETTSQLEVPDGTSNGAVQNTDSENGSALYNFLYPSKELLPEDKEMTIYDHLEELRERIFVSVLAVGAAILGCFAYSKDLIMILEAPVRSEGVRFLQLAPGEFFFTTLKVSGYCGLLLGSPVILYEIIAFILPGLTRSERRFLGPIVLGSSVLFYTGVVFSYLVLTPAALNFFINYAEGVVESLWSIDQYFEFVLVLMFSTGLSFQVPVIQLLLGQVGLVSGDQMLSIWRYVVVGAVVAAAIVTPSTDPLTQILLAGPLVGLYFGGAWTVKLIGR; this is encoded by the exons ATGGGAACGATGAGTGGTCTTGGTCTGAATTTACAACCCCTCAATCATCATTTGAAACACCCACCTTGttgttttaataaatcaaaCACATATAAACCACTTTCTTCTTCTCTCCTTAATTTCACCTCAAGCTTTCCTAAATTGGGGTCTTCAAGTAAAAGGGGTGATTTTTTCAAGAAAGTTGTTTGCTACGCTGTTGAAGATGCCACTGAAACTACATCACAGCTAG AGGTGCCTGATGGTACAAGCAACGGTGCAGTACAGAATACTGATTCAGAGAATGGAAGTGCCCTGTATAATTTTCTTTATCCCAGTAAAGAACTCCttccagaagataaagaaatgaCCATATATGATCACTTAGAGGAGCTGCGGGAGAGAATTTTTGTATCAGTTTTGGCTGTTGGAGCTGCTATATTGGGTTGCTTTGCCTATTCCAAAGACCTTATTATGATTCTAGAAGCTCCTGTCAGATCAGAGGGTGTTAGATTTCTTCAACTAGCTCCTGGAGAGTTTTTCTTCACAACTTTAAAG GTATCAGGATATTGTGGTCTTCTTTTAGGGAGCCCTGTGATTCTTTATGAGATCATAGCTTTTATTTTGCCCGGTTTGACAAGGTCTGAGAGAAGATTCCTAGGACCAATTGTTTTAGGATCATCAGTACTTTTTTACACAGGAGTTGTCTTCTCATACCTGGTTCTCACGCCAGCAGCTTTGAACTTCTTTATTAACTATGCAGAAGGGGTTGTGGAATCACTGTGGTCTATTGATCAGTATTTCGAATTTGTGCTAGTCCTCATGTTCAGCACAGGTTTATCATTCCAG GTTCCAGTAATACAACTCCTTCTGGGACAAGTTGGCCTAGTGTCTGGAGATCAAATGCTATCAATATGGAGATACGTTGTTGTGGGCGCTGTAGTTGCAGCTGCTATAGTCACACCATCGACGGATCCTCTTACGCAAATACTCCTTGCTGGACCACTCGTGGGCCTTTACTTTGGCGGTGCATGGACAGTAAAGCTTATAGGAAGGTGA
- the LOC108209921 gene encoding fructose-bisphosphate aldolase 1, chloroplastic gives MAATSAVKLNATSWIAQQPFNQRTGSASFSPSARRVSVVRAGSYSDELVKTAKTIASPGRGILAIDESNATCGKRLASIGLDNTEVNRQAYRQLLLTTPGLGEYISGAIMFEETLYQSTTDGKKMVDCLIEQNIVPGIKVDKGLVPLPGSNNESWCQGLDGLASRSAEYYNQGARFAKWRTVVSIPCGPSALAVKEAAWGLARYAAISQDNGLVPIVEPEILLDGDHSIDRTLEVAEKVWSEVFYYLAQNNVMFEGILLKPSMVTPGAEHKEKASPETVAKYTLTMLKRRVPPAVPGIMFLSGGQSEMEATLNLNAMNQTPNPWHVSFSYARALQNTVLKTWQGLPENVDAAKQSLLVRAKANSLAQLGKYTAEGESDDAKKGMFVKGYTY, from the exons ATGGCGGCTACGAGTGCTGTTAAGCTGAACGCAACGTCGTGGATCGCTCAACAACCCTTTAACCAACGCACTGGATCCGCCTCTTTTTCACCTTCTGCTCGGAGAGTCTCCGTCGTTCGTGCCGGATCTTACTCCGATGAACTTGTCAAGACCGCT AAAACAATTGCATCCCCTGGCCGCGGTATCCTTGCTATTGACGAGTCAAATGCAACATGTGGAAAGAGATTGGCCTCTATTGGATTGGACAATACAGAGGTCAACAGACAGGCTTATAGGCAACTTCTGCTGACAACTCCTGGTCTAGGTGAATATATTTCTGGGGCCATTATGTTTGAAGAAACCCTCTACCAGTCAACAACAGATGGAAAGAAAATGGTTGACTGCTTGATTGAACAGAATATCGTACCTGGCATCAAAGTTGATAAG GGTTTGGTTCCTCTACCAGGTTCCAACAATGAGTCGTGGTGCCAAGGATTGGATGGACTGGCTTCTAGATCAGCTGAATACTACAATCAAGGTGCCCGCTTTGCAAAGTG GCGCACAGTTGTCAGCATTCCTTGTGGTCCTTCTGCATTGGCCGTTAAAGAAGCTGCATGGGGGCTTGCACGTTATGCTGCCATATCTCAG GATAATGGTCTTGTGCCCATAGTAGAGCCTGAGATTCTTCTTGATGGTGACCACTCAATTGATAGGACACTAGAAGTCGCTGAGAAAGTATGGTCAGAAGTCTTCTATTACTTGGCACAGAACAATGTGATGTTTGAGGGTATCTTACTCAAACCAAGTATGGTAACTCCAGGAGCTGAACACAAGGAGAAGGCTTCTCCAGAGACAGTTGCCAAATATACACTCACTATGCTTAAGAGGAGAGTACCTCCTGCAGTTCCAGGAATCATG TTCTTGTCTGGAGGACAATCTGAAATGGAAGCTACACTAAACCTAAACGCAATGAATCAGACACCCAACCCCTGGCACGTATCTTTCTCCTATGCACGTGCTCTGCAGAACACGGTCCTAAAGACATGGCAAGGACTTCCTGAAAATGTTGATGCTGCTAAGCAATCGCTTCTGGTTCGAGCAAAGGCCAATTCTCTTGCACAACTTGGCAAGTACACTGCTGAGGGTGAGAGTGATGATGCTAAGAAAGGGATGTTTGTTAAAGGCTATACCTACTGA
- the LOC108209922 gene encoding palmitoyl-acyl carrier protein thioesterase, chloroplastic-like translates to MAACQSYLFSYSVWCSRPRRVDNSCKMVMDHVKINGTTSIPASCSSVTGSENGRISVEQLRQNIPTTKQLRDPYRQAVMIEEDVGYRQKVVIRSYEVGPDKTATIGSILNLLQETALNHVWMSGLLGDGFGATHGMTRNDLIWVVSRMHLQIDHYPIWGEVLELDTWVGASGKNGMRRDWQLRSHNTGIVYARATSTWVMMNQKTRRLSKMPDEVRAEIGPWFIEKRAFEEDVPEKIEKLDDSAKYVTSNLKAKRGDLDMNHHVNNVKYVGWMLETIPEKFMEENQLTSIILEYRRECGNSDVVQSLADPDEVGIFNGVHQTCNDSPINGYSLPSEILRGNGLLNSIEGRELRYTHLLQTKGEHKSEEIVRGRTIWKKKLYKKPFPP, encoded by the exons ATGGCAGCTTGCCAGTCCTATCTTTTTAGCTACAGTGTCTGGTGTTCGAGGCCAAGAAGAGTAGACAACTCGTGTAAGATGGTTATGGATCATGTCAAAATTAATGGCACTACGAGCATACCAGCAAGTTGTTCATCTGTGACTGGGAGTGAAAATGGCCGCATTAGTGTGGAGCAGCTGCGCCAGAATATCCCAACCACGAAGCAACTTCGTGATCCTTACCGTCAGGCAGTCATGATTGAAGAGGATGTCGGGTACAGACAGAAGGTTGTTATTCGTTCGTATGAGGTCGGGCCTGACAAAACTGCAACAATAGGAAGCATACTTAATCTGCTCCAG GAAACAGCGCTTAATCATGTGTGGATGTCAGGACTTCTTGGAGATGGATTTGGTGCTACACATGGAATGACAAGAAATGATCTCATATGGGTTGTCTCAAGAATGCATCTGCAAATAGACCATTATCCAATATG GGGAGAGGTCCTGGAACTAGACACCTGGGTTGGGGCATCAGGTAAAAATGGGATGAGACGTGACTGGCAGCTCAGATCTCACAACACTGGCATCGTTTATGCACGTGCAACAAG TACATGGGTAATGATGAACCAAAAAACCAGGCGCCTCTCAAAAATGCCAGACGAGGTGAGGGCTGAAATAGGCCCGTGGTTTATTGAGAAGCGAGCATTTGAAGAAGATGTACCAGAAAAGATTGAGAAACTAGATGACAGTGCCAAATATGTTACCTCAAACTTGAAG gCCAAGAGGGGAGACTTAGACATGAACCACCATGTAAACAACGTCAAGTATGTAGGGTGGATGCTCGAG ACAATCCCGGAGAAGTTTATGGAGGAGAACCAGTTGACTAGCATTATTCTAGAGTACAGAAGAGAATGCGGCAATTCAGATGTAGTTCAATCCCTAGCTGATCCTGATGAAGTTGGAATTTTCAATGGGGTTCATCAAACTTGTAATGACAGTCCAATAAATGGATACTCACTACCTTCAGAAATTCTAAGAGGAAATGGACTCCTTAATTCCATAGAAGGAAGGGAACTAAGGTATACACATCTTCTCCAAACGAAAGGAGAGCATAAAAGTGAAGAGATCGTTAGGGGAAGGACAATATGGAAGAAAAAGCTTTACAAAAAGCCATTTCCGCCCTAA
- the LOC108208337 gene encoding uncharacterized protein LOC108208337 produces MGNYASLCTSLVSPTAKASKVIFPGGEVRQFRRPVKVAELMLDSPNSFLVNTKSLNTGKRFTPLSADDDLEFGHVYIMFPMRRLKSVVTRDDMARLFMVANPTPSKFAGAGHNKVRAVPESPPVASPESDTQDSRFSFEGIEGFYPGELKYKLSVSRSRKPLLDTITEEPARSW; encoded by the coding sequence ATGGGAAACTATGCCTCTTTATGCACTTCACTTGTCTCCCCTACAGCCAAAGCTTCCAAGGTCATCTTCCCCGGCGGGGAAGTGCGCCAATTCCGCCGTCCAGTGAAGGTGGCTGAGCTCATGCTCGACTCCCCCAACTCGTTTCTAGTCAACACGAAGTCACTGAATACTGGAAAGAGATTTACGCCTCTCTCAGCTGATGATGATCTGGAGTTTGGTCATGTCTATATTATGTTTCCTATGAGGAGGCTCAAGTCCGTGGTCACCCGGGATGATATGGCCAGGCTCTTCATGGTCGCAAACCCCACGCCAAGTAAATTTGCCGGGGCTGGCCATAACAAGGTCAGGGCTGTGCCAGAATCTCCACCTGTGGCGTCGCCAGAAAGCGACACTCAAGATTCTAGATTTAGCTTTGAAGGAATTGAGGGGTTCTATCCAGGGGAGTTGAAGTATAAATTATCGGTGTCGAGGTCTAGAAAACCCTTGTTGGATACTATTACAGAAGAGCCAGCGCGTTCATGGTAA
- the LOC108205876 gene encoding uncharacterized protein LOC108205876: MSISSTNDSAESIMDQAAKAADELYLLRDTYFPLDPNHKIAALQSQSHLALNLLDSIPSDHRRLPATRATHEYLKGKIMDVFPDYKKEAEDHLSKAVKLNPSLVDAWLCLGNCIWKKGDLPSAKNCLTLALSKGSNKKILCQLSMLERRMAQGADNQEEIVQESIKHAKEAIALDVKDGNSWYNLGNACLTCFFVTGAWDHSKLLQSLKAYQNAEKDEGMKSNPDLYFNCATVNKYLENYERALSGFEAAASKDPGLNATEEADKLISLLDKLDSFLRGQTKAKRLASLTSSLAAINLNSSYRRGTIDRLSEGLNRTIAILGKVMFFIKHESTTPLYFLVCDSDQVCFILTVYGMRNDAIKEGDQVTLLAPCYHFVNFSWKEKYYQFKSIRVDFLDQMLVNGNAISPQYAIRNAIVAQNKA, encoded by the exons ATGAGCATTAGCAGCACAAACGACTCAGCAGAGAGTATAATGGACCAAGCAGCAAAAGCTGCTGACGAGCTTTACTTATTACGCGACACTTATTTCCCGCTCGATCCAAATCACAAAATTGCTGCTCTCCAGTCCCAATCTCATCTCGCTCTCAATCTTCTcgattccattccttccg ATCATAGGAGATTACCTGCAACACGTGCAACACATGAATATTTGAAAGGAAAGATCATGGATGTATTTCCTGATTATAAAAAAGAAGCAGAGGACCATCTCTCGAAAGCT GTCAAGTTAAATCCATCTCTTGTGGATGCTTGGCTATGCTTAGGCAACTGCATCTGGAAAAAAGGAGATCTACCTTCAGCAAAGAACTGCTTGACTCTTGCACTGAGCAAG GGTTCAAACAAAAAGATACTTTGTCAGTTATCAATGCTTGAAAGAAGAATGGCCCAAG GTGCTGATAATCAGGAAGAAATTGTACAAGAAAGCATCAAACATGCAAAAGAAGCTATTGCTCTGGATGTAAAGGACGGGAATTCTTGGT ACAACCTAGGAAATGCATGCCTCACCTGTTTTTTTGTGACTGGAGCATGGGATCATAGCAAGCTTCTGCAATCTTTAAAAGCATATCAGAATGCT GAGAAAGATGAGGGAATGAAGTCTAATCCAGATCTATACTTCAACTGTGCTACT gTAAACAAATATTTGGAGAACTATGAGAGGGCCCTTAGTGGATTTGAAGCTGCTGCATCAAAGGATCCTGGTCTCAATGCTACTGAGGAGGCTGACAAATTGATAAGTCTTCTTGACAAACTCGATAGCTTTTTAAGG GGACAGACAAAGGCTAAACGTCTCGCTTCTTTGACTTCATCATTAGCTGCAATTAATT TAAATTCTTCATACAGAAGAGGGACCATAGATCGTCTATCGGAAGGTCTGAACAGAACAATTGCGATTCTTGGAAAAGTCATGTTCTTTATCAAGCATGAAAGTACAACTCCATT ATACTTTCTTGTTTGTGATTCAGATCAAGTGTGCTTCATTCTTACGGTGTATGGGATGCGCAATGATGCT ATTAAAGAAGGAGATCAGGTCACTTTATTGGCACCTTGTTACCATTTTGTGAACTTTTCTTGGAAGGAAAAG TATTACCAGTTCAAATCAATTCGTGTGGATTTCTTGGATCAAATGCTTGTGAATGGGAATGCCATATCTCCTCAGTATGCAATTCGGAACGCAATTGTTGCTCAGAATAAAGCATGA